From Microcoleus sp. FACHB-831, a single genomic window includes:
- the dnaK gene encoding molecular chaperone DnaK yields the protein MGKVVGIDLGTTNSVVAVMEGGKPIVIANAEGMRTTPSVVAFNKDGERLVGQMARRQAVLNPQNTFYAIKRFIGRKYSELNPESKQIPYTIRRDENGSIKIRCPRLKKEFAPEEVSAMVLRKLADEAGRYLGQSVTGAVITVPAYFNDSQRQATRDAGRIAGLEVLRILNEPTAASLAYGLDRKDSQTILVFDLGGGTFDVSILEVGDGVFEVKATSGDTQLGGNDFDKKIVDWLAEQFLETDGVDLRRDRQALQRLTEAAEKAKIELSGVMVTDINLPFITATEDGPVHLETRLTRAQFEDLCGDLVNRLRIPVKRALADSNLSPRQIDEVVLVGGSTRIPLVKDLVRSFIDKEPNENVNPDEVVAVGAAIQAGILAGEVKDVLLLDVTPLSLGLETIGSVMKKLIPRNTTIPVRRSDIFSTAENNQTLVEVHVLQGERQMAADNKSLGRFKLTGIPPAPRGVPQIQVSFDIDANGILQVTALDRTTGREQSIIVQGASTLSESEVNRMIREAEQFAEGDRERRERVEKRNRAEALAFQAERQLKEVALQFGMQFASGQRRRIEALIQEVRDSVARDDERGMDRAQSDLQDALYELNREVRLQSIDDDDDFFGSIRRTFSGESDSLFGNTMRDRDERPIRDRDERPIRDERPIRDRDERPMRDRDERRRGGDLGGSRYRRENDNIPRRTTRTTSNEEDWDDDDDWL from the coding sequence ATGGGCAAAGTAGTCGGCATTGACCTGGGTACAACTAACTCAGTAGTTGCTGTCATGGAAGGCGGTAAGCCAATTGTTATTGCCAATGCCGAAGGTATGCGAACTACTCCCTCTGTAGTTGCTTTCAACAAGGACGGAGAACGCCTTGTCGGACAGATGGCACGTCGGCAAGCAGTCCTCAACCCCCAAAATACCTTTTATGCCATCAAGCGCTTCATCGGTCGCAAATATTCCGAACTCAATCCAGAGTCGAAGCAAATTCCCTATACGATTCGCCGCGATGAGAATGGGAGCATCAAAATCAGGTGTCCGCGTCTCAAAAAGGAATTTGCTCCTGAAGAAGTTTCAGCAATGGTGCTGCGGAAATTAGCAGATGAAGCGGGGCGCTACCTTGGACAATCTGTAACTGGCGCGGTAATTACCGTTCCTGCATACTTCAACGATTCTCAAAGACAGGCGACGCGAGATGCAGGGCGGATTGCTGGATTGGAAGTATTGCGGATTCTCAATGAACCAACCGCTGCATCTCTAGCTTATGGGCTGGATCGCAAAGACAGCCAAACTATCCTAGTATTTGACTTGGGAGGCGGCACGTTTGATGTGTCCATCCTGGAAGTGGGGGATGGGGTATTTGAGGTTAAAGCAACCAGCGGCGATACCCAGCTAGGAGGCAATGATTTTGATAAAAAAATCGTTGATTGGCTAGCCGAACAATTTTTGGAAACCGATGGTGTAGATTTAAGGCGCGATCGCCAAGCCCTACAACGCTTGACCGAAGCCGCCGAGAAAGCCAAAATTGAGCTTTCCGGTGTGATGGTAACTGATATCAACTTACCATTCATCACAGCCACAGAAGATGGCCCGGTACATCTAGAAACTCGCCTGACTAGGGCGCAGTTTGAGGATTTGTGTGGCGATTTGGTAAATCGATTGCGTATACCTGTCAAACGCGCCCTCGCCGATTCCAATCTTTCACCCCGCCAGATTGACGAAGTGGTTTTGGTGGGTGGTTCTACCCGCATTCCCTTAGTCAAAGATCTAGTCCGCAGCTTTATTGACAAAGAACCTAATGAAAACGTCAACCCAGATGAAGTGGTAGCTGTCGGCGCTGCTATCCAAGCGGGAATTTTAGCAGGTGAAGTTAAAGATGTCTTGCTGCTTGATGTTACTCCCCTGTCGCTGGGGTTAGAAACTATCGGCAGCGTGATGAAAAAACTTATACCCCGCAACACAACCATACCAGTAAGACGTTCGGACATTTTCTCAACGGCAGAAAATAATCAAACATTGGTAGAGGTTCACGTACTACAAGGCGAACGGCAGATGGCGGCGGATAACAAGTCGCTGGGTCGTTTTAAGCTGACAGGAATACCACCAGCGCCGCGAGGAGTGCCGCAGATTCAGGTATCTTTTGATATTGATGCCAACGGGATTTTGCAGGTGACAGCCTTAGACAGGACAACGGGTAGGGAGCAGAGCATTATAGTGCAAGGAGCTTCTACATTAAGTGAGTCGGAAGTCAACCGGATGATCCGGGAGGCAGAACAATTTGCAGAAGGCGATCGCGAACGGCGCGAACGAGTGGAAAAGCGCAACCGCGCTGAAGCGCTGGCTTTTCAAGCAGAACGGCAACTAAAAGAAGTGGCGCTGCAATTTGGTATGCAGTTTGCCAGCGGACAGCGGCGTAGAATTGAAGCTCTGATTCAAGAAGTGCGAGATAGTGTCGCGCGTGACGACGAGCGGGGTATGGATCGGGCACAATCAGATCTACAAGATGCCCTGTATGAACTCAACAGAGAGGTGCGGCTGCAATCGATAGATGACGATGACGACTTTTTTGGATCTATTCGTCGCACATTCTCAGGAGAAAGCGATAGCTTGTTTGGCAATACGATGCGCGATCGCGACGAACGCCCGATACGCGATCGCGATGAACGCCCGATACGCGACGAACGCCCGATACGCGATCGCGATGAACGCCCGATGCGCGATCGCGATGAACGCCGTCGTGGCGGGGATTTAGGGGGCAGTAGGTATCGTAGAGAGAATGACAATATCCCCCGACGCACTACGCGAACAACCTCGAATGAGGAGGATTGGGATGATGATGATGATTGGTTGTAG
- the crtB gene encoding 15-cis-phytoene synthase CrtB translates to MLQLSNSPRMRTLASIASIEDSYQLCRQITAKYAKTFYLGTLLMSEAKRTAIWAIYAWCRRTDELVDGSMAAITTPETLDRYSQQLESVFAGNPVEDQDVALVDTLQRFKLDIQPFRDMIAGQRMDLYRSRYETFEELNLYCYRVAGTVGLMSLAVMGIDTSLQTAPWDRQQLVKDTTEAAIALGIANQLTNILRDVGEDARRGRIYLPLAELALFNYTEEDLLKGVIDERWRELMRFQIQRARKFYDEAEKGICGLSADARWPVWSALMLYSQILPAIERNQYDVFTKRAYVPTPRKLVSLPVAWLRAQAL, encoded by the coding sequence ATGCTGCAATTGTCTAATTCCCCGCGCATGAGAACGCTGGCCTCAATAGCCTCAATAGAGGACTCTTACCAACTTTGTCGCCAGATTACGGCCAAGTACGCTAAGACGTTTTATCTGGGTACGCTACTGATGTCAGAAGCCAAGCGTACAGCCATCTGGGCTATTTATGCTTGGTGTAGGCGCACAGATGAACTCGTAGACGGTTCTATGGCCGCGATTACGACTCCTGAAACTCTGGATAGGTACTCGCAACAACTAGAATCTGTTTTTGCCGGAAACCCAGTCGAAGACCAGGATGTCGCGTTGGTAGATACGCTGCAACGCTTCAAACTGGATATTCAACCATTTCGGGATATGATTGCAGGCCAGCGCATGGATCTGTATCGCAGCCGCTATGAGACTTTTGAGGAACTAAACCTCTATTGTTATAGGGTTGCGGGTACGGTTGGCTTGATGTCGCTTGCAGTGATGGGGATAGACACATCGCTACAAACGGCTCCTTGGGATCGGCAACAGTTGGTTAAGGATACTACTGAAGCCGCGATCGCGCTGGGAATTGCCAATCAGCTAACCAACATCCTGCGAGACGTTGGCGAAGATGCCCGCAGAGGACGTATCTACCTGCCCCTAGCAGAATTAGCTCTGTTTAATTACACCGAAGAAGATCTGCTAAAAGGCGTCATCGATGAGCGCTGGCGCGAATTAATGCGGTTCCAAATTCAACGGGCACGTAAATTCTACGATGAGGCAGAAAAGGGCATCTGTGGCCTTAGCGCAGACGCCCGATGGCCTGTGTGGTCGGCTTTGATGCTTTATAGCCAGATTTTGCCTGCTATCGAACGCAATCAGTATGATGTGTTCACTAAAAGAGCCTACGTCCCTACTCCACGCAAATTGGTGTCTTTGCCTGTTGCTTGGCTAAGGGCGCAAGCGCTTTAA
- the pds gene encoding 15-cis-phytoene desaturase, which yields MRVAIAGGGLAGLSCAKYLTDAGHTPIVLERQDVLGGKVAAWQDKDGDWYETGLHIFFGAYPNMLQLFKELGIEDRLQWKEHTMIFNQPSAPGTYSRFDFPDIPAPFNGVAAILGNNDMLTWPEKIRFGIGLIPAMVQGQNYVEEMDKYSWTEWLKKQNIPLRVEKEVFIAMSKALNFINPDEISATILLTALNRFLQEKNGSKMAFLDGSPTERLCQPMVDYITERGGSVLLNSPLKEFLLNPDGTVRGFLLRGLNGAADEIVTADAYVSAMPVDPLKVMLPEPWRQMEYFQKLDGLEGVPVINVHLWFDRKLTQIDHLLFSRSPLLSVYADMSNTCRGYADPDKSMLELVLAPAKDWISKSDQEIVDATIAELEKLFPDHFGNDNPAKLLKYHVVKTPRSVYKATPGRQQYRPSQKSPITNFYLTGDYTMQRYLASMEGAVLSGKLTAQAISSSQQSQVKSQESEVGSQEPGVQLAASS from the coding sequence ATGCGAGTTGCGATCGCTGGGGGGGGATTAGCAGGTCTTTCCTGCGCTAAATATTTGACCGATGCAGGCCATACTCCTATTGTCCTAGAACGCCAGGACGTGCTTGGGGGTAAAGTAGCAGCATGGCAAGACAAAGACGGAGACTGGTATGAAACCGGGCTGCATATCTTCTTTGGAGCTTATCCCAATATGTTGCAGCTCTTCAAAGAACTGGGCATTGAGGATCGGTTGCAGTGGAAAGAACATACCATGATTTTCAACCAGCCCTCAGCCCCTGGTACTTACTCCCGCTTTGACTTCCCAGACATCCCAGCCCCATTCAATGGCGTTGCGGCCATTTTGGGCAACAATGATATGCTGACCTGGCCGGAAAAAATTCGCTTTGGAATTGGTCTAATTCCAGCGATGGTTCAGGGGCAGAATTATGTCGAAGAAATGGATAAATACTCCTGGACGGAGTGGTTGAAAAAGCAAAACATTCCCTTAAGGGTAGAAAAAGAAGTCTTTATCGCCATGTCTAAGGCGCTAAACTTCATAAACCCAGATGAAATTTCTGCTACCATCCTGCTGACTGCCTTAAACCGCTTCCTCCAAGAAAAAAACGGCTCGAAAATGGCCTTTCTGGATGGTTCCCCCACAGAGCGTTTGTGTCAGCCGATGGTAGATTACATTACCGAGCGCGGTGGCAGCGTGTTATTAAATTCCCCCTTAAAGGAATTTTTGCTAAACCCTGATGGCACGGTTCGGGGATTCTTACTTCGGGGATTGAATGGCGCAGCAGATGAGATTGTCACGGCGGATGCTTATGTATCTGCGATGCCAGTTGACCCGCTGAAGGTGATGCTACCAGAGCCTTGGCGTCAAATGGAGTATTTCCAAAAACTGGATGGATTAGAAGGGGTTCCGGTAATAAACGTCCATCTATGGTTTGATCGGAAGCTAACGCAAATCGATCACCTGCTATTTTCGCGATCGCCCCTACTGAGCGTTTATGCTGACATGAGCAACACCTGTCGCGGCTATGCCGACCCCGACAAGTCCATGCTGGAGCTGGTACTAGCACCTGCAAAAGACTGGATTAGCAAATCCGACCAGGAAATTGTAGACGCCACCATAGCAGAACTAGAAAAACTCTTTCCCGACCATTTTGGCAACGACAACCCAGCAAAGTTGCTGAAATATCACGTAGTCAAAACCCCGCGTTCAGTCTACAAGGCAACTCCAGGCCGTCAGCAGTACCGTCCGTCTCAGAAATCGCCCATTACAAATTTTTACCTTACTGGCGATTACACCATGCAACGTTACCTAGCGAGTATGGAGGGAGCCGTACTTTCTGGTAAGCTGACAGCGCAGGCAATTTCGAGCAGCCAGCAGTCACAAGTCAAAAGTCAGGAGTCGGAAGTCGGTAGTCAGGAGCCAGGAGTTCAGCTAGCAGCTAGCTCTTAG